The following proteins come from a genomic window of Microtus ochrogaster isolate Prairie Vole_2 chromosome 7, MicOch1.0, whole genome shotgun sequence:
- the Dlg4 gene encoding disks large homolog 4 isoform X9 encodes MSTRNRFASMCLCVKYRYQDEDTPPLEHSPAHLPNQVNAPELVHVAERNLSHLEAVHGVVGHAHLSPLKANSPPVIVNTDTLEAPGYVNGTEGEMEYEEITLERGNSGLGFSIAGGTDNPHIGDDPSIFITKIIPGGAAAQDGRLRVNDSILFVNEVDVREVTHSAAVEALKEAGSIVRLYVMRRKPPAEKVMEIKLIKGPKGLGFSIAGGVGNQHIPGDNSIYVTKIIEGGAAHKDGRLQIGDKILAVNSVGLEDVMHEDAVAALKNTYDVVYLKVAKPSNAYLSDSYAPPDITTSYSQHLDNEISHSSYLGTDYPTAMTPTSPRRYSPVAKDLLGEEDIPREPRRIVIHRGSTGLGFNIVGGEDGEGIFISFILAGGPADLSGELRKGDQILSVNGVDLRNASHEQAAIALKNAGQTVTIIAQYKPEEYSRFEAKIHDLREQLMNSSLGSGTASLRSNPKRGFYIRALFDYDKTKDCGFLSQALSFRFGDVLHVIDASDEEWWQARRVHSDSETDDIGFIPSKRRVERREWSRLKAKDWGSSSGSQGREDSVLSYETVTQMEVHYARPIIILGPTKDRANDDLLSEFPDKFGSCVPHTTRPKREYEIDGRDYHFVSSREKMEKDIQAHKFIEAGQYNSHLYGTSVQSVREVAEQRDQ; translated from the exons atgtCGACTCGGAACAGATTCGCCTCCATGTGTCTCTGCGTG AAATACCGCTACCAAGATGAAGACACGCCCCCTCTGGAGCACAGCCCGGCCCACCTCCCCAACCAGGTAAACGCCCCCGAGCTGGTGCACGTGGCGGAGAGGAACTTGTCCCACCTCGAGGCCGTCCATGGGGTCGTGGGCCACGCCCACCTCTCCCCCCTCAAG GCCAATTCTCCCCCTGTGATTGTCAACACGGACACTCTAGAAGCCCCGGGATAT gtgaaCGGGACAGAGGGGGAGATGGAATACGAGGAGATCACATTGGAAAGG ggtAACTCAGGTCTGGGCTTCAGCATCGCAGGTGGCACCGACAACCCTCACATCGGTGACGACCCATCCATTTTCATCACCAAGATCATTCCTGGTGGGGCTGCAGCACAGGATGGCCGCCTCAG GGTCAACGACAGCATCCTGTTTGTAAACGAAGTGGACGTTCGGGAGGTGACCCATTCGGCTGCAGTGGAGGCCCTCAAAGAAGCAGGTTCCATCGTTCGCCTCTACGTCATGCGCCGGAAACCGCCAGCTGAGAAGGTCATGGAAATCAAACTCATCAAAGGGCCTAAAG GACTTGGCTTCAGCATTGCAGGGGGTGTAGGGAACCAGCACATCCCTGGCGATAATAGCATCTACGTAACGAAGATCATCGAAGGAGGTGCTGCCCACAAGGATGGCAGGTTGCAGATTGGAGACAAGATTCTGGCG GTCAACAGCGTGGGGCTAGAGGACGTCATGCATGAGGATGCCGTGGCAGCCCTGAAGAACACATATGACGTTGTCTACCTAAAGGTGGCCAAGCCCAGCAATGCCTACCTGAGTGACAGCTATGCTCCCCCAGACATCACAACCT CGTATTCTCAGCACCTGGATAATGAGATCAGTCACAGCAGCTACTTGGGCACTGACTACCCCACAGCCATGACCCCCACTTCCCCTCGGCGCTACTCCCCTGTGGCCAAGGACCTGCTGGGCGAGGAAGACATTCCTCGGGAACCCAGGCGAATTGTGATCCACCGGGGTTCCACAGGCTTGGGCTTCAACATCGTGGGTGGCGAGGATGGTGAAGGCATCTTCATCTCCTTCATCCTTGCTGGGGGTCCTGCTGACCTCAGTGGGGAGCTGCGGAAGGGGGACCAGATCCTATCG GTCAATGGTGTTGACCTCCGCAATGCCAGCCATGAACAGGCTGCCATTGCCCTGAAGAACGCGGGTCAGACGGTCACGATCATTGCTCAGTATAAGCCAGAAG AGTATAGCCGATTCGAGGCCAAGATCCATGATCTTCGGGAGCAGCTGATGAATAGTAGCCTGGGCTCAGGGACTGCATCTCTGCGGAGCAACCCCAAGAGGGGTTTCTATATCAG GGCCCTGTTTGATTATGACAAGACCAAGGACTGCGGTTTCTTGAGCCAGGCCCTGAGCTTCCGCTTCGGGGATGTGCTTCATGTAATTGACGCTAGCGATGAAGAGTGGTGGCAGGCACGGCGGGTCCACTCTGACAGTGAGACCGATGACATTGGCTTCATTCCCAGCAAACGGCG GGTTGAGCGACGAGAGTGGTCAAGGTTAAAGGCCAAG GACTGGGGCTCCAGCTCTGGATCACAGG GTCGAGAAGACTCGGTTCTGAGCTACGAGACAGTGACGCAGATGGAAG TGCACTATGCTCGTCCCATCATTATCCTTGGGCCCACCAAAGACCGAGCCAATGATGATCTTCTCTCTGAGTTCCCCGACAAGTTTGGATCCTGTGTCCCTC ATACGACACGTCCCAAGCGGGAATACGAGATAGATGGCCGGGATTACCATTTTGTGTCCTCCCGGGAGAAAATGGAGAAGGACATTCAGGCGCACAAGTTCATTGAGGCTGGCCAGTATAACAGCCACCTCTATGGGACCAGTGTCCAGTCTGTGCGAGAGGTAGCAGAGCAG AGAGATCAATAA